A genomic region of Azoarcus sp. KH32C contains the following coding sequences:
- a CDS encoding chemotaxis protein CheX, with the protein MNYRALNHEDIEVFSEAISAFFLNMTHEPAMVRTAYMLEGSTPPLWGDFNGVIEVSGGFRGSITFSAPGGMLGQVLDVMGEREQSADRCLDVVGEIANMMSGRARRHFGEDLTIAPPKACLRSARHTLPGASGTPYAIPLRWRTFEANLVVHLDIRR; encoded by the coding sequence TTGAACTACCGCGCGCTGAATCACGAAGACATCGAAGTGTTCTCCGAGGCGATCTCCGCCTTCTTCCTCAACATGACCCACGAGCCGGCCATGGTGCGCACGGCCTACATGCTGGAGGGGAGCACTCCGCCGCTCTGGGGCGATTTCAACGGGGTGATCGAGGTCTCAGGCGGCTTTCGCGGCAGCATTACCTTCTCGGCCCCGGGGGGGATGCTCGGGCAGGTGCTCGACGTCATGGGAGAAAGGGAGCAGTCGGCCGACCGCTGCCTGGACGTGGTCGGCGAGATCGCCAACATGATGTCAGGGCGGGCGCGTCGCCATTTCGGCGAGGATCTGACGATCGCGCCGCCGAAAGCCTGCCTTCGCTCTGCGCGGCACACGCTGCCCGGTGCGAGCGGGACCCCGTACGCAATTCCGTTGCGCTGGCGGACCTTCGAGGCCAACCTGGTCGTGCACCTGGACATCCGCCGATAG